The proteins below come from a single Orcinus orca chromosome 6, mOrcOrc1.1, whole genome shotgun sequence genomic window:
- the LOC101270780 gene encoding LOW QUALITY PROTEIN: olfactory receptor 2K2 (The sequence of the model RefSeq protein was modified relative to this genomic sequence to represent the inferred CDS: inserted 2 bases in 1 codon; deleted 2 bases in 1 codon) has protein sequence MQGENLTSWSFFFLEGFSRYPKLEIVLFVFSLVMCLITLLGNSTLILITVLDSCLQTPMYLFLGNLSFMDICYTSASAPTLLVNLLSSQKTIIFSGCAVQMYLSLALGSEQCLFLAVMAYDHYVAICKPLRYPIIMNRQVCVQMATVSWVMGSLIALLETSFALQIPLXGNFIHHFKCEILAVLKLACTRSLVMDTIMLVVSVLLLPVPMLLICISYVVILSTILRISSAEGRNKALSTWGAHSTVVFLYYGASLSMYLKPSSSGSQEIDKIISLLYGVLTPTLNPITYSLYAVKKCWAKYTCSKYRKISDWGPAVSPGVCSWQNSPERFKTIHSPLEH, from the exons ATGCAAGGCGAAAATCTCACCAGttggagtttttttttcctggaaggttTTTCTAGATACCCAAAGTTAGAGATTGTTCTCTTCGTCTTCAGCCTTGTAATGTGTCTGATAACCCTCTTGGGCAACAGCACTCTTATTTTAATCACTGTCCTAGATTCATGCCTTCAAACTCCCATGTACTTGTTCCTTGGAAATCTCTCTTTCATGGATATTTGTTACACATCTGCTTCTGCTCCCACTTTGCTGGTGAACTTGCTGTCATCCCAGAAAACCATCATCTTTTCTGGGTGTGCTGTACAGATGTATCTGTCCCTTGCTCTGGGCTCC GAGCAATGCCTGTTCCTGGCTGTGATGGCGTATGACCATTACGTGGCCATTTGCAAGCCGCTGAGATACCCCATCATCATGAACAGGCAGGTCTGTGTGCAGATGGCCACTGTCTCCTGGGTGATGGGCTCTCTGATAGCCCTGCTGGAAACCAGCTTCGCCCTGCAGATACCCCT TGGGAATTTCATCCATCACTTCAAGTGTGAAATTCTGGCAGTGCTGAAGCTAGCTTGCACAAGGTCATTGGTCATGGACACGATCATGCTGGTGGTCAGCGTGCTCCTTCTGCCCGTTCCAATGCTCTTAATTTGCATCTCTTATGTCGTCATCCTTTCCACTATTCTGAGAATCAGCTCAGCAGAGGGAAGAAACAAAGCTCTTTCTACCTGGGGTGCTCACTCAACTGTGGTGTTCTTGTATTATGGGGCTTCACTCTCCATGTACCTAAAGCCTTCTTCGTCAGGCTCACAAGAAATAGATAAAATCATCTCGTTGCTTTATGGAGTTCTTACCCCTACGCTGAACCCCATAACTTACAGTTTATATGCTGTGAAAAAGTGCTGGGCCAAATATACTTGCAGCAAATACAGGAAAATCTCTGACTGGGGGCCTGCGGTTTCACCAGGGGTATGCTCCTGGCAGAACTCACCAGAGAGATTCAAGACAATACACTCACCCTTAGAACACTGA